A window of the Leptospira bourretii genome harbors these coding sequences:
- the mutY gene encoding A/G-specific adenine glycosylase → MNPQKKLYDWYQVHKRDLPFRKKKQAYPIWISEVMLQQTRVNAMLPLYDSFIKRFPNPESLASAEEEEVLAFWKGLGYYSRARNLRKAAIFLVQNYNGSFPKDLNSVLKLPGIGNYTARAILSIAYDLPLAVLDGNVKRVLSRYYGYTENILGPKADRDLQEKADLFLNSEHPGDHNQALMELGATLCLPESPKCLLCPLSEFCFARIHQKTAEIPLRKKEKKQIQLFSEIFVLSNQKQILLVREPKTRFLKEMFHLPYGMVGDIPEEAYAPSPFFLALKEIVKDPKTIGTFKHTITHHKLDFSVLTYPLPVRGEIEKLTKKFGVESKWVTLSSLDTEFPSSLASKVKKFLLYLES, encoded by the coding sequence TTGAATCCTCAGAAAAAATTATACGATTGGTACCAAGTCCATAAAAGGGACTTACCCTTTCGAAAGAAAAAACAAGCATACCCTATTTGGATTTCTGAAGTGATGCTTCAGCAAACTCGTGTTAATGCGATGTTGCCTTTGTACGATTCTTTTATCAAACGTTTCCCAAATCCAGAATCATTGGCTTCTGCGGAAGAAGAGGAGGTATTGGCTTTTTGGAAAGGACTTGGTTACTATAGTCGGGCCCGGAATTTGAGAAAGGCGGCAATCTTTCTTGTTCAAAATTACAATGGGTCTTTTCCAAAAGATCTGAACTCTGTTTTGAAACTCCCAGGAATTGGAAATTATACAGCAAGGGCCATACTTTCGATAGCCTACGATTTACCTTTAGCCGTGTTAGATGGAAATGTGAAACGAGTTTTGTCCCGTTACTACGGATATACTGAAAATATTTTAGGGCCTAAAGCCGATCGTGACTTACAAGAGAAAGCGGATCTCTTTTTAAATTCAGAACATCCGGGTGACCACAACCAAGCTTTAATGGAATTAGGTGCTACCCTATGTTTGCCGGAATCACCTAAATGTTTGTTATGCCCACTCAGTGAATTTTGTTTTGCAAGAATCCACCAAAAAACTGCAGAAATCCCACTTAGAAAAAAAGAGAAAAAACAAATCCAACTTTTTTCAGAGATTTTTGTTCTTTCGAACCAAAAACAAATCTTACTCGTTCGTGAACCCAAAACGCGGTTTTTAAAAGAAATGTTCCATCTTCCTTATGGAATGGTCGGTGATATTCCTGAAGAAGCCTATGCCCCAAGTCCTTTTTTTCTTGCTCTGAAAGAAATCGTAAAAGACCCAAAGACAATCGGTACATTCAAACATACCATCACCCACCATAAGTTGGATTTTTCCGTTTTGACCTATCCATTGCCAGTGAGGGGAGAAATCGAAAAATTGACAAAGAAATTCGGTGTAGAAAGTAAGTGGGTCACTCTTTCCAGTCTGGATACTGAATTTCCCTCCTCACTCGCTTCGAAAGTAAAAAAGTTTTTGCTTTACTTAGAATCATAA